Genomic DNA from Candidatus Koribacter versatilis Ellin345:
CGGAGATGGATGGCTACGAAGTATGCCGGCAGCTCAAAGCGGATCCGCACACCCGCGGCATCCCTGTGATTTTCTTGACCGCAAAATCACAGGTCGAAGATGAGCAGATGGGGTTCGAACTAGGTGCAGTGGATTACATCACGAAGCCGCTCAGTCCGCCGATCGTCATGGCGCGAGTGAAAACCCACCTCACGCTGAAGGCCGCAGCAGACTTCCTGCGCGACCAGAACGACTTCCTCGAAAAAGAAGTGGAAAAGCGAACCCGTGAGGTGGTTGCCGTACAGGATGTAACCATCTTCGTGATGGCGTCGCTAGCAGAAACGCGCGACACCGATACGGGCAACCATATCCGTCGAACCCAGCACTACGTGAGGCTTCTGGCCGAACACCTGAAAAACCATCCACGCTTTTCCGGATATCTCGACGACCGCAGTATCAATGTCTTGTTCAAATCGGCGCCGCTGCACGACATCGGGAAAGTAGGGATTCCGGACAGCATACTGCTAAAGCCGGGTAAATTGACTCCGGAAGAATTTGAGATCATGAAGACCCACACGACGCTGGGCCACGACGCCATCGCGCATGCGGAAAAATCCCTTGGCATGGACGTCGCGTTTTTGCACACTGCGAAAGAGATCGCCCTCTCGCATCAGGAAAAGTGGGATGGCACAGGATATCCGGAAGGATTGTCGGGCGACGATATTCCGATCGCAGCGCGCCTGATGGCTGTCGCCGACGTCTACGACGCCCTCAAGTGTCGCCGCGCCTACAAAGAACCAATGGCGCACGAGAAGATCATCACAATCATGAAGGAAGGCAGGGGGCTGCACTTCGATTCCGATATCGTGGACGCCTTTCTTGAAATCAACGAAAAGTTCGAGGAAGTTGCCGGCAAATTCGCGGACTAAATAAGCGGGCGCCCGCATTGCGCGAGACGCCCGCGAAGTCTTGTCGCTTAGAACGTAGCCGATTGTTTCTGCGGAAGGTCTTGCGACGATCCGCCGACCATAAAGCTATAGCTGCCCGGAACCAGCTTCCATCCGTTCGACGCTTCATCGAAGACCGATAGATATTTCGCTGGCACGGTTACGCTCACTTCCTTCGATTCACCCGCATTAAGATGGACTTTGGTGAAGCCCACCAAACGCTTCGGAGGCTCCTGCGCTTCCGCCGGAAGCGATGCGTAGACTTGCGCGATCTCGTCGCCCCCTCGCTTTCCGGTATTTTTCACCGTGAAGCTCACAGTTGTCGTCTTCCCGCTGGAAACCTTCAATCCGCTGTACTGATACGTGGTGTAGGAGAGCCCGAAGCCAAACGGGAACAGGACCGGCTTCTTCTCGGCGTCATACCACTTGTACCCGACTTTTACGCCCTCGTCGTATGTCGCTGTGACCGTAGCCTTCGCGAGTTCGGGGTGCATATAGGTTTCCATTGGATTCGGGTTCGGGGGAGGCACCGCGAGCTTCGGATGCGGCACGTCTTCTACGCTGCGCGGGAAAGTCATCGGCAGCTTTCCGGAGGGATTCACATCGCCGAACAAAATGTTCGCGACGGCGTCGGCACCCTTGCTGCCTCCGTACCAGGCTTCCACTACGCCGCTGACTTTATCGAGCCACGGCATGGTGACCGCAGTACCGGATTCTAGAACAACAATCGTCCGCGGATTTGCAGCGGCAACGCGCTCGATCAGTTCATCCTGGCCGAAAGGCAGTGTCAGATCAGGCAGGTCCATGCCTTCACTGATCCATTGATGTACAAACACGATCGCGATGTCGGACTGCTTGGCAAGCGCGGCGGCTTTGCTCTTGTCCGAGCCGGAGCGCCAGTCAACTTTCGCATTCGGTAGCTTGGCTTGCACAGCCTTCAGCGGCGAGGTTGGGAACCAGACATGGGCTTGCCACTCATGCGACGGACCCGGAGGATCCACCTGCGCGGAGCCACCACCAGAGATCATTCCGAAATCGGCCTTCTCTCCGATAATTGCGACAGACTTGATCGAGTCTTTGTCGAGCGGAAGAATGTTGTTGCCATTCTTTAGAAGAACGATGCTCCCCTCTTCGATCTTGCGCGCGGTTTCGAGACCTGCTTCAACATCAACGACA
This window encodes:
- a CDS encoding response regulator — its product is MDNPQEQHKSTVLVVDDTPDNLALVGGLLKDLYRVKVANGGARALKIAQADNPPDLILLDIMMPEMDGYEVCRQLKADPHTRGIPVIFLTAKSQVEDEQMGFELGAVDYITKPLSPPIVMARVKTHLTLKAAADFLRDQNDFLEKEVEKRTREVVAVQDVTIFVMASLAETRDTDTGNHIRRTQHYVRLLAEHLKNHPRFSGYLDDRSINVLFKSAPLHDIGKVGIPDSILLKPGKLTPEEFEIMKTHTTLGHDAIAHAEKSLGMDVAFLHTAKEIALSHQEKWDGTGYPEGLSGDDIPIAARLMAVADVYDALKCRRAYKEPMAHEKIITIMKEGRGLHFDSDIVDAFLEINEKFEEVAGKFAD
- a CDS encoding beta-glucosidase, producing MKISRVFLATTLALSMFGSAQRPDPRAELMKKPWMDKNKSADERAELVLKEMTVDEKINLIHGQGMEEMAEFGIPMPNKALGNGGAGFVLGVERLGIPLIQMSDAAYGVRSSAKNGRYSTALPSNLGSAASWDPQAACEYGALIGRELRAQGYNMTLGGGVNITREPRNGRTFEYMGEDPILAGTLVGNRIKCEQAQHVIGDTKHYAVNDQESGRTEVDVVISKRAMRETDLLAFEIGIEIGQPGAVMCSYNLVNGTYACQNKYLLTDVLKKDWNFKGFVVSDWGATHSTIESSAAGLDNEQPFGIFYSDKFKAGLDSGKIPMSELDDHVRRILRTEFASGIVDNPVVKAVVDVEAGLETARKIEEGSIVLLKNGNNILPLDKDSIKSVAIIGEKADFGMISGGGSAQVDPPGPSHEWQAHVWFPTSPLKAVQAKLPNAKVDWRSGSDKSKAAALAKQSDIAIVFVHQWISEGMDLPDLTLPFGQDELIERVAAANPRTIVVLESGTAVTMPWLDKVSGVVEAWYGGSKGADAVANILFGDVNPSGKLPMTFPRSVEDVPHPKLAVPPPNPNPMETYMHPELAKATVTATYDEGVKVGYKWYDAEKKPVLFPFGFGLSYTTYQYSGLKVSSGKTTTVSFTVKNTGKRGGDEIAQVYASLPAEAQEPPKRLVGFTKVHLNAGESKEVSVTVPAKYLSVFDEASNGWKLVPGSYSFMVGGSSQDLPQKQSATF